The following DNA comes from Enterobacter sp. SA187.
GCACGCCAAACCATACCACCCAGACGGGTGTAAACGTCCAGATCGTCAGCAACCGGGTAGCTCAGTTTGGTAGTCAGCTGAACGCCTTGAGCTTTGAACGCACCGTTTACGGTGTCGCCTTTATAGGCTTCGCGGCCCAGCCAGTCGTAACCCAGTTCAAAACCAACGTACGGGTTAACCTGATAGCCACCGAACGCACCAGCACCCAGCTGGTCATTACGGGTCGGGCCGTCATTAGGAATGAAACCAGTATCGTGGAATTGGGACCAGCCCAGTTTACCACCGGCATACCAGGTATTATCTTTCGGAGCGGCCTGCGCTACAGTAGCGAAGCCAGCCAGTGCCACTGCAATCGCGATAGCTGTCTTTTTCATTTTTTGCGCCTCGTTATCATCCAAAATTCGCCATGAATTTCTCGCCAGAGAAAACACGGTTTAAATCCTTCACCGGGGGTATTGCTCTAAGTATCTCTACCGATATCTTCGGTTTATGCCGAGCACCCCTGGCGATGTAAAGTCTACAACGTAGTTGGAAACTTACAAGTGTGAAGTCCGTCAGGCATATGAAAAAAAAAGCTTTCTGCGTGCATTATTTAACATTTATGACGAGAATATAATCAATGCAAAACAGCGCAAACCGCACCAGACAGGCATTGCAGCACGATTTCGCTTAAGAACCGGTCAGCCCAGGAATTCACAAAAAAAATCCCAGGAATTATCTTAAACTGGCTTAATGATACAAATTTGAGTGAATTTTTAGCCCGGAAAGCTGTCTTGTGGCGTGAGGATCCCTCCGCACGGGACGCATAATAAAGCCCATCGCATTACCTTCTTCAGCCGCCTGAACCAGACGCTGATGTTCATCATCCGTCAGTTCTTCTGTATGCCAGCCGATAACAACACTGTAATTGCCGGTGCGTAACGCTCTGATCATGGATTCCAGGGTATCATCCGGGGAAAGCTGGCTGATCTGCATCAGTTTGGTCAACGGCAGCCCTGCCGCCTGAACCCACTGACGGCTTAATTTTTGCTGCGGGGTTAACCATAGCTGCCAGCGCGACTGCTGACCGAGCTGTTGCAGAAGGGGCAGTAACAGCAACTGCGTCATGCCGGGCTGGTCTTCACGATAAACCACTTCGCTGATAAGGCCAGTCGAGTCGCCAGCCGGTTTTGCCTGTGTGCGGTTGCCCGTCATAGCGTTAAGTGTTGATGCACGATTAGCGTAGCCTGAAGTGTACATAATCAATCCAGCCCTGATAGTTACTGTATGGATGTACAGTAACTCCTGGACGTACAAAGATCAACCTCAATTTCTGAAAGCACCTCGCAAATTTGCGGGATAACTGATGTCCGTTAAAAAATCATCTTGCCCGCCGCGGACAACTTCCCTATGTTCCTCATTAACGGATCCGTTACTACCAGAAGATGCCTTTATGCCATGATTTTAAAGGAATAATCATGAAAGATATGTCTTATCAACGGATCCATGAATCACGTGAATACCTCTCAGAGTTGGGTACTATTCGCCATCGAACGCTGTTCGGCGGTTACAGTCTTTCCGTTGATGATACGGTGTTCGCCATGGTGGCAAAGGGGGATCTTTACCTTCGCGCCTGTGAGCAAAGTGCTGAATACCGTGCGCAACATCCGGCTCCGTTACTGACGATGATGAAAAGGGGCAGGCCAGTAGTACTGAACTATTACCGCGTTGATGACAGCTTGTGGCAGGACAG
Coding sequences within:
- the sulA gene encoding SOS-induced cell division inhibitor SulA, which produces MYTSGYANRASTLNAMTGNRTQAKPAGDSTGLISEVVYREDQPGMTQLLLLPLLQQLGQQSRWQLWLTPQQKLSRQWVQAAGLPLTKLMQISQLSPDDTLESMIRALRTGNYSVVIGWHTEELTDDEHQRLVQAAEEGNAMGFIMRPVRRDPHATRQLSGLKIHSNLYH